A genomic stretch from Prochlorococcus marinus str. MIT 9312 includes:
- the rpmA gene encoding 50S ribosomal protein L27, whose amino-acid sequence MAHKKGTGSTRNGRDSNSKRLGVKAYGGEKVTAGSILIRQRGTSFLPGINVGKGKDDTLFALKEGTVSFESIKRNLRNRKRVNVVI is encoded by the coding sequence ATGGCACATAAAAAAGGAACAGGTTCTACAAGAAACGGTCGAGATTCAAATTCTAAAAGACTGGGAGTAAAAGCCTATGGTGGAGAAAAAGTAACTGCAGGATCAATTTTGATTCGCCAAAGAGGTACATCCTTTTTGCCAGGAATCAATGTTGGCAAAGGAAAAGATGACACGCTTTTTGCACTCAAAGAAGGAACCGTAAGTTTCGAAAGCATTAAAAGAAATCTAAGGAATAGAAAAAGAGTTAATGTAGTTATTTAA
- a CDS encoding class I SAM-dependent methyltransferase has product MEFLSIKECDLDEFLANAKMNLANLHPGDALSDVSDFYTDIVGDRHVADLAAWHMTSKNYIADTLKLQHRFSRDLVLDFGGGIGTHALANAMSSKVEHVFFVDINETNRRFVEYRAKELGVEKKLTFCKTIEDAQISKFDTIVCLDVLEHLEDPSSQIEIFNEFMDCNSIALFNWYFYKGENDEYPFHIDDRQIVEKFFKTLQSNFLEVFHPILITTRAYQKIK; this is encoded by the coding sequence ATGGAATTCTTATCTATTAAAGAATGTGATTTAGATGAATTTCTTGCAAATGCAAAGATGAATTTGGCAAATTTACATCCTGGAGATGCTCTAAGTGATGTTTCAGATTTTTATACTGATATTGTTGGAGATCGCCATGTTGCTGATCTTGCTGCTTGGCATATGACAAGCAAGAATTACATCGCAGATACTTTAAAACTTCAGCATAGATTTTCTAGAGATTTAGTTTTAGATTTTGGAGGAGGGATTGGAACACATGCCTTAGCTAATGCTATGTCTTCAAAAGTTGAGCATGTTTTTTTTGTAGATATTAATGAAACAAATAGACGCTTTGTTGAATACAGGGCTAAGGAATTAGGAGTCGAAAAAAAGCTTACTTTTTGCAAGACAATTGAGGATGCACAAATATCAAAATTTGATACGATAGTTTGTCTTGATGTTTTGGAACATCTTGAAGATCCATCTTCTCAAATTGAGATTTTCAATGAGTTTATGGATTGTAATTCTATTGCTTTATTCAATTGGTATTTCTATAAAGGAGAAAACGATGAATATCCATTCCATATCGACGATAGACAAATCGTTGAAAAGTTCTTTAAGACACTTCAATCAAACTTTTTAGAAGTTTTTCATCCTATTCTCATAACTACAAGAGCTTATCAGAAAATTAAATAA